The sequence TCAAAAACATTTTTGGGGCAAATATTAACtaaatcatatttttcatcttttgtaaaattttcaGATGTATCAAAGGTAAAAGATGGGTACATTTTATATACAGCTGTACAAACAGGTGACCATTTTGCATGAGTTTTTCCAATTCCTTTTTCTAAAAAGCAAATTAGTTCAATTTCTTGTCCACTACttaattttgttattaaaatattatcatcAACCACTTTTGGGTGATTATTTTCAAACTTTATTTTCTGCTGCTCATTTAAAGGAAACCATTTTAAATCCCTTGAATATACACTTAAACTATTTTCAtttcctatttttttatattttacatgaagtttaaaacaaaaacaattCAAGGggttatatttttcatattcttctttataattaattaaatctgCATCAAATTTAAATGGAATTAAACCTAATCTATGACATAATATTTCATCAGCTATTATTCCAGTATtctgaaaaatatttactttttcaaTGGCAATAGTTGGTACTTCTGATATCATAATTCTTCTTAAAGCATTAGCTATGGAAACATTTAAGTTTTTTACttctaatattaataaatcatattcattttttagtATATTCATTTCTAagtttttttcaaattcatttatatcaAAGTAATTTTCCTTATCCGATAAAAAATAGCTCCCATAAAAATTTGTAGTAGTTGCATTTCTTGGGCCTTCTTCACccaatttaataaaattatctctaaattttacattttgcatttttactttatttttctaatcTTTTCTaattattcataattttttttttctatgattttatatatatatatatatatataaacaaatataaatatttattttaattctttagAATTGTAACATACAACcacatttattatttcttaaaaaaaattattcttttttaaccTTCTCTTTTAAAAGTTTATaacaaatttaattttaataatcttGATAAATTTTgcttgaatttttttttatttttatttgattctcttttttttttttaaaaaattaattcttctataatttatataatgttattaaaaatatccattttttattttaattaaaatgaaagttcttaaattttttttctgaaaatttttatacaaaaattttttttttttttttttcatatatttatatagtaTTTATGTTACAAATCGTTATTATAAAAGGAAATAGATagatataaaatatgttcatttaatattaaaaaaaaaaaaaaaaaaatatatatatatatttatatacctatatatttataaatatatatacacaatatatatgaattaaatttaaaacataatattttgttttaatattactttcatttttaagcatatttttacatattttttatattaatattttttttttatctttattttatatttttttttattttttttattttatttttttttttttttcttattttttgcttttcaagaacaagaaataaaaatttaaaatcttaaattttactttttaaaaagtatagaaagaaatatatatagtaataattttctttttctgaaaaaaatttgttatttttagcGACATTtgtattacatatatatataacaagaGGATTCTTTTATGTGTTTATAAACATAACCTTAATTTCtcatttaattatataattttagtttttattcttataatattatcataTATGGTATATTGTATgctcttataaaaaaagttacaaagaaaaattagatatatttgtaaatttaattcagaatttttataaactattatttatgtaatttttaaaaatgccaaaaaataaaggttaaaaattttttataattatttttatgttaatGTTTTCAATTTcttaaatattcatttatattatcttttcAAAATTCAATCAAattgttttatattattatgtatcatttatataaataaattatagaaaaaaaatataaacaatttcatttattttatgttaaaaatacaaaataaataaaaacaggTAAAGGAGGAAAAAATAGGAGAAGAGGGAAAAATGATAATGAGGGAGAAAAAAGggaattattatataaagaagAAGGCCAaggttatatatataataaaataaatgctACTAatgtttattataaaaaaattttaaaattatatatttagagTAAAATATGTACATAAAAAAGGgtagcttttttttttaatatgttctaataatatcttttctttttcatacaCATATAAACAGAATGAAgcacatatatatttatgtatatgcatatcttttttttagaatatgCTCAAGTTTTAAGAATGTTAGGAAATGGAAGATTAGAAGCCCATTGTTTTGATGGGGTAAAAAGATTATGCCACATTAggttataaaagaaaaatgaaaaacaaGCAGTGGAAactaaaataagaaaaaaaaaataaaacaaaaattattaattaaataaaatgtatatatttttaaatttgcgAAACTTCCTTTTGcgtaatttttaatttttttttttttttttatatatagaggaaaaatgagaaaaagaGTATGGATAAATTCAGGAGATATTATTTTGGTATCCTTGAGAGATTATCAAGATAGCAAAGCTGATGTTATAGCAaagtaattataaataaataattgaaaatacaaaattatacaataagaaaatttttattagtatatattcatttagagaataaaatttgaaatatctatctattatatatactgaaatttttttttctgcaTTCATATTTATAGGTATACTCCAGATGAAGCAAGAAGTTTGAAAACTCATGGAGAATTACCAGAAACGGCCAAAATAAATGAAACAGACATTTTTGACGACGATGCACAAAATGGAGTAGAATTTTTAGATGATGAATCTGATGAAGAAGCTCAAGAAGATGTtaataattctaaaaaattagatataGAAGATGtaagtttttttaatatccttatatatatattatttgcaCACTTGTTCCTGTAAAATAAtgactcttttttttttttcactctTTTTTGCAGATATAAAGAAATTcaggaaaaaaatataaatatatatttgtttatatataatacaaaattataagcttatctatttatttttattatcttttttttaaattgtgctttatatatataatattttaaaaatatttttataaattcatttattttttgttttttttttttttttttttttttttcttaacttatagatttaaattaaaaaaaaaaatgttatatttaataattttcaaaaaagaatataaagaataatacTTCATTATCTTccttatatattaatatagaaattacacattttaaaattacactattttttaattcctcttttttttattattaaattaaaaattaataaaaaagaaaaaaaaattacataaattaataattatgttTCATATGCaagttaaaattaattatgtattctatatatatatattgaaaacatctatttttttaaaaaatattcttaaaaaattatcatctGGAGAAATatgatataattaaaaaatatatatatataaataaatgctAATATtacctaaaaaaaattagcttaaatatagaattagttcttatgaaaattttattgttatttttctttttagatATTTACACATTGAAAACTGTCAAGGTAATTTCACTTTGGCTATATTCTATGTTATTATATGAAGCGAAAACATTAAACTTTATGGAAtctgaaaaaataaaaataaattttaataatgataataacataaaatattttaataaaatggtATTTAATATGATTTATTGACGTTTCTATATATTCttaattttctaattttcatatttttttttttttttttaaaaataattttatttatatcgcTATCTGATTGTTTTACTAGAattgtatttatataatttcttacatttattacttattttttttttaaaatacctgattgaatttttttaaaaagcgTAATCGGAATTAATGGCgtagaaaaataataattgtcTTCCTCACAATTATAGTAAgcttttttgtatataaattGTAAATGaggattatataaaattacatGAAGATATTCAAATTGGTTTGAGAGATGCAGCATAttcatattaatatttttattttcatggATATTAACACTGTTTGgagttatatttaatatatcagGTTTTATAATAGTAATTGGAAATgaatttagataaaaattattaccaaatgaaaaatatatattgcatgtactaaatttttttaatatggaTGAttgattattatttataaaagatacatttgtatatatgtaacttctttttttattcattctCCCCTtactaaatttataatattcatttGTATCATCTTTAAAATGGTATAgaacatttatatattcttttttaacaTGAATTGGtggtttatttattttaattttaatttttatatttttcattaatgcAAAATTGTCTGGAactatactttttatttttccttcatattttgataaaataatattttcaccattatttaaataataattagaattatataaaattaaaaataattttttatttattttatttctgttAATTTTACACGACATAGAATATTCTGATTTTGCATTGCATACATTTTTTGAGAAAGAATCAAATAAATGAGAAAAATCGAAATTATATGCCTTTTTATCATTGTCATAactaaaatgaaaaaaaacatcaatacaatttttttttttatttgtgtTTATTGGAGTATTATCATTAATTAGTTCctcattatttttacattccTTAACCAttttagaatatatatattttttattttcatttaaattattttccattaattttattttaaaatctaggcaacttttaattttaaaattgaaaaaaaggaaaatagaACTGTTACAATTTGGTTCAATTATAATTGGATAAGTTCTTAGTATTTTAAGGTTGTCTATAAGgataatatcaaaaaaattacaaaaaacatcatcaatttttttttttttattaatcttAATAGGATAATTAGAATTTTCTTTGAAATTATACTTTGTTTTACCTAAAATGTAACAATTTTTGTTCTTTAAAAGTATGacagaaaaagaaaaaccaCAACAGATTTTTTGTATttccattttatttttatacttatGATTAtttaacttaaaaaattgttcattcaaattttttatctcATCGATTTCTtcgttattttttatttctttatagaTTTCTTTAGTTTCTATATctttaagaaaattttcatttctaGTTatatgttcttttttttttttcttttttaatttgagtttttttttcattaaatcaTTCCATATCTTCtgattaaatattaatgtgggagtttttaaaaaatgattatcAATAGAAAGCAATTGACCATGTATATTATTTCCCCATccaaatatttcattttcctGTGTACAAATTAAATTGTGAGAATAACCAgctgaaatatattttaccttttttctttcttttttatcaagTAATACTAACTTTggttctttaaaaaaaatttttttttcttcacatACCTGGTAATTATCGTTACCTCCACACgcataacaattttttttttttgataaaaaaagagtATGATTTTTTCCACAAGATAtgtcaataattttttctttttcagaaaaatttatataactaATAAATTTTGAGTggtaattataaattatttcatttttgtttatatcaATATTCCATTTATATGCATCATTTTCTCTATTAATAGCATAAAATTCTGATGAgcaaaaaaatatcttttcaAAAATCATATTCAtggtttttttttctttattgttTGTATTTTCTATCTTATAATTCCatacattatatttttcactgcttaatagaatattttttatattttttttcaataacaTTCCATTTTCTTTCTTAGTTGCCTCTTCATTCAggttttttgtatttttgtcatatacaataaaacttttttcatatttcttatttgtattttcattatttaaattattgaaTTTTTCTTGTCTtctgttatttttataaaataagtataaatttaaatcagatgttataaaattaaaatcataTGTATCATTGTAAGAAATGTTTAGATAGCTACtactataattattttcatcatctAACCTAATTAAGGtattatatttgtttttatccttaaaatttaatattatatttatgctATTATGGCATGTACTTactctttttataaaaacattttctaattcttttattaattctaattctccatttttatataaatatacgttACTTAAAGATTTTCCTATGTCCTCATTTAggatcatttttttttttttcttttaaattaaaaaaaaaaacttttttagagaaaatttttaaatagacatttttttttatatatattttctaatttataatatacttATAAAcgtaattatattttatagaaTTTCATTAGATAACTTTTtccttaaatatatataaaaaaaagaaatttatatatttttacatttttttttttataagaataaataaaaagatgcATGCAATGCTTCACACCgaaataatgataaagaaaaaaaattaatataaaacttataaaataaatactaacaataataaaaatatattcatattttgatgaaaataattttaagcattataatatttaagtGAACTTAAGGAAttcttataaaatatatcataataataatatatatttacaatattattttttatattcctaACAAGGACCTAGagaatagaaaaattaagatacttaattttttacacAAAAAGTATTCTAGGAAATTTTGTatcttataatatttttatgcatacaaatattaataaaaattttttttggttttaactttattaaaataatatataaaatataaaaagaaaaaaaaaaattataaaatttaatgtgGAAGATGAACAAAaggaaaaaagaataaattttaaaaaataaaaacacatataaatatcatctatatatataaaataaaaaatgaaaaaacaatttctattttttttaatatttattattatctttaattttttttttattgctttaatatatttttataatcatataaatattactattttctaaaaattgagttatttcaatttttagaATCATACAAATCATCATCACTATATTCTGTATCGCTGTTAGAAAAATTTTCTAACATTGTGGTGGCTACACTAGCTctttttacattttcttttgaggttttatttattcttaaataatttaattttagataattattctttttatctttgtttactttttcttttcttttatctttaattctttttttgtgTTGTAGTATATAAGTAtatctgttttttttttccaatttttcgtcattgtttatttttaaaattttatttacttcATCTATGCTATTGTATGAAGAATCATCACTATCATCATAATTATTAGAatcctttattttttcctttttaatgttttgctttttttttgtgtatcTTTTTCTATCTTTTGTTTCTTCCTCATTTTCATTCTCATTTTCATTTCCATCCTTTGTGTCTTTGTCTTCGTCTTCGTCTTCATCTTCATAATCTTGATTTTCTTCAtgattattttcttcattattttcttcatctttttcatataaattaatgtttatattaaaaatgttttgGTTAAAGGATTCAAAGTCtatgctattttttttattatctatatttttttttttctctggTTTTATTTCCTCATTTTccaatattttattttccatattatattctttatcAGTAATGagttttatattatatttatcaatTGTTCTTCCTCCACTCAAAATTCCGGCATTTTCGTTTTTGCTAGAAGTTTCTTCACATAAATCATTGCACTTGTTTTTAGATGTATATGTACTTTTACATATATGTTCAATGgtattattcattttatttctatttactTTACTTGGacataaaaattacatattcATTTCTTTTAGATATAAACTTTTTCCGTTTTATTTGTGTTTATATaccaaaaaaataagtattcttaagatttttttttttattaaacaaatgtaatttttcggtagttttattaaaaaatattttctttatatagaTTTATTAACACTTAATTTTAAAGgtaataaaacatattaataataaaaatataattatcaaaatttct comes from Plasmodium relictum strain SGS1 genome assembly, chromosome: 9 and encodes:
- a CDS encoding DNA-directed RNA polymerase I, putative codes for the protein MQNVKFRDNFIKLGEEGPRNATTTNFYGSYFLSDKENYFDINEFEKNLEMNILKNEYDLLILEVKNLNVSIANALRRIMISEVPTIAIEKVNIFQNTGIIADEILCHRLGLIPFKFDADLINYKEEYEKYNPLNCFCFKLHVKYKKIGNENSLSVYSRDLKWFPLNEQQKIKFENNHPKVVDDNILITKLSSGQEIELICFLEKGIGKTHAKWSPVCTAVYKMYPSFTFDTSENFTKDEKYDLVNICPKNVFDIEESENLVVKDPLNCSSCRVCIEKYPKKVSFHKIKNHFIFTIESTGCFSSADIFKKALLILKQKVLNIKEALEEETNT
- a CDS encoding translation initiation factor eIF-1A, putative encodes the protein MPKNKGKGGKNRRRGKNDNEGEKRELLYKEEGQEYAQVLRMLGNGRLEAHCFDGVKRLCHIRKRVWINSGDIILVSLRDYQDSKADVIAKYTPDEARSLKTHGELPETAKINETDIFDDDAQNGVEFLDDESDEEAQEDVNNSKKLDIEDI